The proteins below are encoded in one region of Juglans microcarpa x Juglans regia isolate MS1-56 chromosome 4D, Jm3101_v1.0, whole genome shotgun sequence:
- the LOC121259947 gene encoding probable disease resistance protein At1g58602 isoform X2 — MDVWAVVSLVIRKLTDLLIQESNIFKEAIDEVEQVRVSLRQMKNFFTDAEDKKERGDAVMKCMEEFLALVYNAEDAIETFVLQRMHSRRINFPRKYICIHKKLRHGADLHNEVQNINEKIEEIKIRIQKIKEEKPGSSYQDEGPTQNQQNSQSHSMDEKSYNFGFEEAKSKLVTRLIDTSFRGLPFISIVGVGGSGKTALARTIYNSSEIIGHFACRAWVSASKNLRDVLLSILEQMGILIVDEKATDEELVAKIRENLQNKKFLVVLDDVQSLEVLKGLRVAFSKETVTSKVLLTTRNVNIARFANPSRPPYQLMPLNDEDTWKLFLKHVHLPDDVQFYDSEVVSKLRRKIITTCKGLPLTIILLGGLLSTKTASYKEWLKVLDHPSWNVDIHKDFSYSCQPSRKFFQGNENVEVSKILALKYDSLPFHLRPCLLYLGLFPKGYKIPVRRLLRLWLAEGFVEHSRDETPEDMVEEYLDELLNQKMIEIIRRKDGSPKICVIREELHDIILSKAKYVSLFHIHRIMSEEEKNDSPKSDKETNDSPMPSVRRVAGHGDIIDYPCNESSYIRHLRSYLSFNIQKKDIPAKEIRNFLSNVIGHRGFGLLRVLDLERVYKPQLPENLEKLFQLRYLGLRWTFLDTLPHSVGELPYLETLDVKHTYISSLPNSIWKMKHLRHLCLNEIRLDMSVQKHRCSLTRLQTFWGLFVDNKSPVKNVLNRLTSLRKLGLTYHLDSIEELNEWIARLSSLQSLRLRSKDENGRPSELALKPLSSLENLTHLYLLGNLPKLYDGNEFPPRLRVLTLSVSKLTKDPMPILAQLPSLSVLRLLADSYTGKKMLCPREGFGKLQILHLWMLKELEEWTVEEEAMQNLREIEIRCCHELNEIPDRLLNLSTIEKIVLTNMPEEFAGNVQADKHKKLIITKTLQF; from the exons ATGGATGTTTGGGCAGTTGTCTCTCTAGTCATAAGGAAACTTACTGACCTGCTCATTCAAGAATCAAACATCTTCAAAGAGGCGATAGATGAGGTGGAGCAAGTCAGAGTAAGTCTAAGACAGATGAAGAACTTCTTCACAGATGCAGAAGATAAGAAAGAACGCGGTGACGCCGTTATGAAGTGTATGGAAGAATTTCTTGCTCTTGTTTACAATGCAGAGGATGCCATTGAAACATTTGTCCTGCAGAGAATGCATAGCAGGAGAATCAACTTCCCTAGGAAGTACATTTGCATCCACAAGAAGTTGAGGCATGGTGCAGACCTTCATAATGAGGTACAGAATATCAACGAGAAGATTGAGGAGATCAAGATAAGGATCCAGAAGATCAAGGAGGAAAAGCCTGGCTCAAGTTATCAAGATGAAGGGCCAACACAAAATCAGCAAAACAGTCAAAGCCATTCTATGGATGAAAAATCATACAACTTTGGCTTCGAAGAGGCCAAAAGCAAGCTAGTGACCAGGCTAATTGACACTTCATTCCGAGGTCTTCCCTTCATCTCAATCGTAGGTGTGGGTGGCTCTGGCAAGACTGCCCTTGCAAGGACAATATATAACAGCAGTGAGATTATAGGTCATTTTGCTTGCCGTGCATGGGTTTCTGCCTCTAAGAACCTAAGAGATGTCTTGCTGAGCATTTTGGAGCAGATGGGCATTTTAATAGTTGATGAGAAAGCCACTGATGAAGAATTGGTAGCCAAGATCCGTGAGAATTTGCAGAATAAAAAGTTTCTGGTTGTGTTGGATGATGTGCAGTCACTCGAAGTTTTGAAAGGCCTGCGTGTTGCCTTTTCAAAAGAAA CTGTTACTAGCAAGGTGCTGTTGACTACCAGAAACGTAAACATAGCTAGGTTTGCAAATCCAAGTCGACCGCCTTATCAACTCATGCCACTAAACGATGAAGACACATGGAAATTGTTTCTGAAACATGTACACTTACCGGATGACGTTCAGTTCTATGATTCGGAAGTAGTGAGCAAGCTTAGGAGAAAAATCATAACAACATGCAAGGGCTTACCTTTGACAATCATACTACTCGGAGGTCTTCTGTCTACAAAAACTGCCAGCTATAAGGAATGGCTGAAAGTTCTTGACCATCCAAGTTGGAATGTTGATATTCATAAagatttttcttattcttgtcAGCCTAGCCGTAAGTTTTTTCAGGGTAATGAAAATGTTGAGGTCTCAAAAATCTTGGCCTTGAAATATGATTCTCTGCCCTTCCACTTGAGGCCTTGCCTACTTTATCTTGGGCTTTTCCCAAAAGGATACAAAATCCCTGTGAGGAGGTTATTGCGTTTATGGCTTGCAGAAGGCTTTGTAGAGCACTCACGAGACGAGACTCCAGAGGATATGGTGGAAGAGTATCTGGACGAACTTCTAAACcagaaaatgattgaaataatAAGGAGGAAAGATGGGAGTCCCAAGATATGCGTTATTCGTGAAGAGCTACACGATATCATCTTGTCAAAAGCAAAATATGTTAGCCTTTTCCACATCCATAGAATAATGTCagaggaggaaaaaaatgatTCTCCCAAGTCAGATAAGGAAACAAATGATTCTCCTATGCCCAGTGTTCGTCGAGTTGCTGGACATGGAGACATCATAGACTATCCATGTAACGAATCGTCATACATTCGACATCTACGCTCTTACTTGTCCTTCAATATTCAAAAGAAAGATATACCTGCAAAGGAAATAAGGAACTTTCTCAGCAATGTCATTGGTCATCGAGGCTTTGGACTACTCAGGGTGCTTGATCTAGAGCGTGTTTACAAACCTCAATTGCCCGAGAATCTGGAGAAACTGTTTCAATTAAGGTACTTGGGATTAAGGTGGACCTTCTTGGATACCCTTCCCCACTCTGTTGGTGAGCTGCCCTACCTTGAGACCTTGGATGTGAAGCACACCTATATCAGTTCTCTACCGAATtctatttggaagatgaaacacCTGCGACATCTATGTCTGAATGAAATACGCCTTGATATGTCTGTGCAAAAACATCGCTGTTCTCTTACTCGGCTCCAGACATTCTGGGGATTATTTGTGGACAATAAGAGTCCGGTGAAGAATGTTTTGAATAGGTTGACAAGTCTCAGGAAACTAGGTCTGACATATCATCTTGACTCCATTGAAGAATTAAATGAGTGGATTGCAAGATTATCAAGTCTTCAATCTTTGAGGTTAAGATCCAAGGATGAAAATGGTCGGCCTTCAGAGCTTGCATTAAAGCCTCTGTCAAGCCTTGAGAATCTCACTCACTTGTATTTGCTCGGAAACTTACCAAAGCTATATGATGGAAATGAATTCCCCCCGAGACTTAGAGTTCTTACTCTGTCAGTTTCAAAGCTGACAAAAGATCCCATGCCAATCCTAGCGCAGTTGCCAAGCCTTTCTGTCCTGAGGCTGTTGGCTGATTCCTACACCGGGAAGAAGATGTTGTGCCCTCGTGAAGGCTTCGGTAAACTTCAAATTCTGCACCTCTGGATGCTAAAGGAATTGGAAGAGTGGACAGTGGAGGAAGAAGCAATGCAAAATCTCCGAGAAATAGAAATCCGATGTTGTCATGAGCTAAACGAGATTCCGGATAGGTTGCTAAATCTGAGCACCATTGAGAAAATAGTTTTAACGAACATGCCAGAGGAATTTGCAGGCAATGTTCAAGCCGACAAGCACAAGAAACTAATCATCACCAAAACTCTGCAGTTCTGA
- the LOC121259947 gene encoding putative disease resistance RPP13-like protein 3 isoform X1, with translation MDVWAVVSLVIRKLTDLLIQESNIFKEAIDEVEQVRVSLRQMKNFFTDAEDKKERGDAVMKCMEEFLALVYNAEDAIETFVLQRMHSRRINFPRKYICIHKKLRHGADLHNEVQNINEKIEEIKIRIQKIKEEKPGSSYQDEGPTQNQQNSQSHSMDEKSYNFGFEEAKSKLVTRLIDTSFRGLPFISIVGVGGSGKTALARTIYNSSEIIGHFACRAWVSASKNLRDVLLSILEQMGILIVDEKATDEELVAKIRENLQNKKFLVVLDDVQSLEVLKGLRVAFSKETVGSKVLLTTMDEKLDIEEAKSKLVTSLTNTSFRGLPFISIVGVGGSGKTALARTIYNSSEIIGHFDCRARVSASENLRDALLSILEQMGLIVDEKATDEELVAKIRENLQNKKFLVVLDDVQSLKVSKGLRVAFSKETVTSKVLLTTRNVNIARFANPSRPPYQLMPLNDEDTWKLFLKHVHLPDDVQFYDSEVVSKLRRKIITTCKGLPLTIILLGGLLSTKTASYKEWLKVLDHPSWNVDIHKDFSYSCQPSRKFFQGNENVEVSKILALKYDSLPFHLRPCLLYLGLFPKGYKIPVRRLLRLWLAEGFVEHSRDETPEDMVEEYLDELLNQKMIEIIRRKDGSPKICVIREELHDIILSKAKYVSLFHIHRIMSEEEKNDSPKSDKETNDSPMPSVRRVAGHGDIIDYPCNESSYIRHLRSYLSFNIQKKDIPAKEIRNFLSNVIGHRGFGLLRVLDLERVYKPQLPENLEKLFQLRYLGLRWTFLDTLPHSVGELPYLETLDVKHTYISSLPNSIWKMKHLRHLCLNEIRLDMSVQKHRCSLTRLQTFWGLFVDNKSPVKNVLNRLTSLRKLGLTYHLDSIEELNEWIARLSSLQSLRLRSKDENGRPSELALKPLSSLENLTHLYLLGNLPKLYDGNEFPPRLRVLTLSVSKLTKDPMPILAQLPSLSVLRLLADSYTGKKMLCPREGFGKLQILHLWMLKELEEWTVEEEAMQNLREIEIRCCHELNEIPDRLLNLSTIEKIVLTNMPEEFAGNVQADKHKKLIITKTLQF, from the coding sequence ATGGATGTTTGGGCAGTTGTCTCTCTAGTCATAAGGAAACTTACTGACCTGCTCATTCAAGAATCAAACATCTTCAAAGAGGCGATAGATGAGGTGGAGCAAGTCAGAGTAAGTCTAAGACAGATGAAGAACTTCTTCACAGATGCAGAAGATAAGAAAGAACGCGGTGACGCCGTTATGAAGTGTATGGAAGAATTTCTTGCTCTTGTTTACAATGCAGAGGATGCCATTGAAACATTTGTCCTGCAGAGAATGCATAGCAGGAGAATCAACTTCCCTAGGAAGTACATTTGCATCCACAAGAAGTTGAGGCATGGTGCAGACCTTCATAATGAGGTACAGAATATCAACGAGAAGATTGAGGAGATCAAGATAAGGATCCAGAAGATCAAGGAGGAAAAGCCTGGCTCAAGTTATCAAGATGAAGGGCCAACACAAAATCAGCAAAACAGTCAAAGCCATTCTATGGATGAAAAATCATACAACTTTGGCTTCGAAGAGGCCAAAAGCAAGCTAGTGACCAGGCTAATTGACACTTCATTCCGAGGTCTTCCCTTCATCTCAATCGTAGGTGTGGGTGGCTCTGGCAAGACTGCCCTTGCAAGGACAATATATAACAGCAGTGAGATTATAGGTCATTTTGCTTGCCGTGCATGGGTTTCTGCCTCTAAGAACCTAAGAGATGTCTTGCTGAGCATTTTGGAGCAGATGGGCATTTTAATAGTTGATGAGAAAGCCACTGATGAAGAATTGGTAGCCAAGATCCGTGAGAATTTGCAGAATAAAAAGTTTCTGGTTGTGTTGGATGATGTGCAGTCACTCGAAGTTTTGAAAGGCCTGCGTGTTGCCTTTTCAAAAGAAACTGTTGGTAGCAAGGTGCTGTTGACTACTATGGATGAAAAATTAGACATCGAAGAGGCCAAAAGCAAGCTAGTGACCAGTCTAACTAACACTTCATTCCGAGGTCTTCCCTTCATCTCAATCGTAGGTGTGGGTGGCTCTGGCAAGACTGCCCTTGCAAGGACAATATATAACAGCAGTGAGATTATAGGTCATTTTGATTGCCGTGCAAGGGTTTCTGCCTCTGAGAACCTAAGAGATGCCTTGCTGAGCATTTTGGAGCAGATGGGTTTAATAGTTGATGAGAAAGCCACTGATGAAGAATTGGTAGCCAAGATCCGTGAGAATTTGCAGAATAAAAAGTTTCTGGTTGTGTTGGATGATGTGCAGTCGCTCAAAGTTTCGAAAGGCCTGCGCGTTGCCTTTTCAAAAGAAACTGTTACTAGCAAGGTGCTGTTGACTACCAGAAACGTAAACATAGCTAGGTTTGCAAATCCAAGTCGACCGCCTTATCAACTCATGCCACTAAACGATGAAGACACATGGAAATTGTTTCTGAAACATGTACACTTACCGGATGACGTTCAGTTCTATGATTCGGAAGTAGTGAGCAAGCTTAGGAGAAAAATCATAACAACATGCAAGGGCTTACCTTTGACAATCATACTACTCGGAGGTCTTCTGTCTACAAAAACTGCCAGCTATAAGGAATGGCTGAAAGTTCTTGACCATCCAAGTTGGAATGTTGATATTCATAAagatttttcttattcttgtcAGCCTAGCCGTAAGTTTTTTCAGGGTAATGAAAATGTTGAGGTCTCAAAAATCTTGGCCTTGAAATATGATTCTCTGCCCTTCCACTTGAGGCCTTGCCTACTTTATCTTGGGCTTTTCCCAAAAGGATACAAAATCCCTGTGAGGAGGTTATTGCGTTTATGGCTTGCAGAAGGCTTTGTAGAGCACTCACGAGACGAGACTCCAGAGGATATGGTGGAAGAGTATCTGGACGAACTTCTAAACcagaaaatgattgaaataatAAGGAGGAAAGATGGGAGTCCCAAGATATGCGTTATTCGTGAAGAGCTACACGATATCATCTTGTCAAAAGCAAAATATGTTAGCCTTTTCCACATCCATAGAATAATGTCagaggaggaaaaaaatgatTCTCCCAAGTCAGATAAGGAAACAAATGATTCTCCTATGCCCAGTGTTCGTCGAGTTGCTGGACATGGAGACATCATAGACTATCCATGTAACGAATCGTCATACATTCGACATCTACGCTCTTACTTGTCCTTCAATATTCAAAAGAAAGATATACCTGCAAAGGAAATAAGGAACTTTCTCAGCAATGTCATTGGTCATCGAGGCTTTGGACTACTCAGGGTGCTTGATCTAGAGCGTGTTTACAAACCTCAATTGCCCGAGAATCTGGAGAAACTGTTTCAATTAAGGTACTTGGGATTAAGGTGGACCTTCTTGGATACCCTTCCCCACTCTGTTGGTGAGCTGCCCTACCTTGAGACCTTGGATGTGAAGCACACCTATATCAGTTCTCTACCGAATtctatttggaagatgaaacacCTGCGACATCTATGTCTGAATGAAATACGCCTTGATATGTCTGTGCAAAAACATCGCTGTTCTCTTACTCGGCTCCAGACATTCTGGGGATTATTTGTGGACAATAAGAGTCCGGTGAAGAATGTTTTGAATAGGTTGACAAGTCTCAGGAAACTAGGTCTGACATATCATCTTGACTCCATTGAAGAATTAAATGAGTGGATTGCAAGATTATCAAGTCTTCAATCTTTGAGGTTAAGATCCAAGGATGAAAATGGTCGGCCTTCAGAGCTTGCATTAAAGCCTCTGTCAAGCCTTGAGAATCTCACTCACTTGTATTTGCTCGGAAACTTACCAAAGCTATATGATGGAAATGAATTCCCCCCGAGACTTAGAGTTCTTACTCTGTCAGTTTCAAAGCTGACAAAAGATCCCATGCCAATCCTAGCGCAGTTGCCAAGCCTTTCTGTCCTGAGGCTGTTGGCTGATTCCTACACCGGGAAGAAGATGTTGTGCCCTCGTGAAGGCTTCGGTAAACTTCAAATTCTGCACCTCTGGATGCTAAAGGAATTGGAAGAGTGGACAGTGGAGGAAGAAGCAATGCAAAATCTCCGAGAAATAGAAATCCGATGTTGTCATGAGCTAAACGAGATTCCGGATAGGTTGCTAAATCTGAGCACCATTGAGAAAATAGTTTTAACGAACATGCCAGAGGAATTTGCAGGCAATGTTCAAGCCGACAAGCACAAGAAACTAATCATCACCAAAACTCTGCAGTTCTGA
- the LOC121259962 gene encoding uncharacterized protein LOC121259962 — translation MLLTILSGWLFVEKRKLVQLFPEPVRKLWNDWELRIMVLISLTLQILLIVMGNRRKYNPGTWLRFSIWSAYLMADWVATVALGVLSNKQGNSCTCAANKTETIDEELMAFWAPFLLLHLGGPDTITAYALADNELWIRHFLGLVVQTLVALYVTVTAWSGTWLSFLTIPMLVTGVIKYGERSLALRSANREQFLDSLLEPPDPGPNYAKFMEEFTLKKCEGFSVLAIEVIEEADQSRARNVNNNGAANSRTLLLSAYNFFQTFKRLFVDLILSFQDRDHSQSYFKDLSSEDGFKLVEIELGFAYDVFYTKAPIIYTTWGCIFRFISPSLTIIVLGVFQFVDKGNHLMTDLAITYILLIGAIILEFYAVILLLYSDRTKLWWSKHEFPFSPKICCFGSLVSRLISFFKPILSRLISGFQCMVSPVSKFFPPMVSRMFSYSLPSNKMKWSNSLAQYNLLSFALQDNLVPCLEDKCHLFLKIVKHIPPLEKRLHRYHCNISPELKSWIFKHFLRKSKDTTEKDNKEKSEEVIASLCRARGNLVFEQNNCFPSFKWTTELEFDQSILVWHVATDLCYHSDGVKDLAVKSWSKNLSDYMLYLLVMCPFMLPIGIGMIRFRDTCEEAKQFYKEKGLSFKDKSHKTKLCKMLLEVSTEVLPTKVKGDRSKSVLFNGCRLARELLEMDREKKWEFVCDVWIEMLGYSASQCRGYYHAQQLMKGGELLTHVWLLMAHLGITQQFQINRGHARAKLAVY, via the exons ATGCTACTTACAA TTTTGAGTGGCTGGCTTTTTGTGGAGAAGAGGAAGCTTGTCCAGTTGTTCCCAGAACCGGTGAGGAAACTATGGAACGATTGGGAGCTACGAATAATGGTCTTGATCAGCCTTACCttgcaaatattattaattgtcaTGGGCAACCGCAGAAAGTACAATCCGGGAACTTGGCTCAGATTTTCCATTTGGTCTGCATACCTAATGGCAGACTGGGTAGCAACTGTTGCACTTGGTGTCCTCTCCAATAAGCAAGGAAATTCCTGTACCTGTGCTGCCAACAAAACTGAAACTATAGATGAGGAGCTCATGGCATTCTGGGCACCTTTTCTCTTGTTGCATCTCGGCGGCCCAGACACGATTACTGCTTATGCTTTAGCAGACAATGAGTTGTGGATAAGGCACTTTCTTGGACTAGTTGTCCAAACTCTTGTAGCATTGTATGTCACTGTCACGGCTTGGAGTGGAACTTGGCTCTCATTCTTGACAATTCCCATGCTTGTTACAGGGGTGATAAAGTATGGAGAAAGGTCATTAGCCTTGAGGTCAGCAAATCGGGAGCAGTTTCTTGATTCCTTGCTTGAGCCTCCTGATCCTGGCCCCAATTATGCTAAATTCATGGAGGAATTCACTTTGAAAAAGTGTGAAGGGTTTAGTGTCTTGGCCATTGAAGTGATTGAGGAAGCTGACCAGTCTCGTGCCCGCAATGTCAACAACAATGGTGCTGCTAATAGTCGGACATTATTGCTCTCCGCATACAACTTCTTCCAAACTTTCAAGCGGCTCTTTGTAGATCTTATTCTTAGCTTCCAAGACCGTGACCATAGCCAGTCTTACTTCAAGGATCTCTCTTCAGAAGATGGTTTCAAGTTAGTTGAAATTGAACTTGGATTCGCATATGATGTTTTCTACACCAAAGCACCTATAATATATACTACATGGGGATGCATTTTTCGCTTCATCAGTCCCTCTTTAACCATTATAGTGTTGGGGGTGTTCCAGTTTGTTGATAAGGGCAATCATCTCATGACTGATCTGGCCATTACTTACATACTGCTGATCGGAGCTATTATTCTGGAATTCTATGCTGTCATTTTGCTACTCTACTCCGACAGGACAAAGCTATGGTGGAGTAAGCATGAATTTCCGTTTTCTCCAAAAATATGCTGTTTTGGATCACTGGTCTCTCgactaatttctttttttaaaccaaTACTTTCTCGCTTAATCTCTGGTTTTCAATGTATGGTTTCTCCAGTTTCCAAGTTTTTTCCACCTATGGTTTCTCGAATGTTTTCTTATTCTCTACCCTCTAATAAAATGAAGTGGTCAAATTCCTTGGCTCAGTACAATTTGCTAAGCTTCGCCCTTCAAGATAATCTTGTACCTTGTCTGGAAGATAAATGCCATCTTTTCCTAAAGATTGTGAAACATATACCACCATTGGAGAAGCGCCTGCATAGATATCATTGCAACATCTCTCCTGAACTGAAATCTTGGATCTTCAAGCACTTTCTGAGAAAATCAAAGGACACCACAGAGAaggacaacaaagaaaaatcagaGGAGGTCATCGCATCTTTATGTCGTGCAAGAGGCAATCTTGTTTTTGAACAGAATAACTGTTTTCCCTCGTTCAAATGGACAACTGAGTTAGAATTCGATCAAAGCATTCTTGTCTGGCATGTTGCTACAGATCTCTGCTATCACTCAGATGGGGTTAAAGACCTAGCTGTCAAAAGTTGGAGCAAGAACCTTTCAGACTACATGTTATATCTTTTAGTCATGTGTCCTTTCATGCTGCCCATTGGGATTGGGATGATCAGGTTTCGAGACACTTGTGAGGAGGCCAAGCAATTTTACAAGGAAAAGGGTTTGTCATTTAAAGACAAGAGTCACAAGACCAAACTATGCAAGATGTTGCTTGAAGTGAGTACTGAAGTTCTTCCAACTAAGGTAAAAGGGGACAGGAGCAAATCTGTGCTATTCAATGGATGCAGACTTGCACGTGAATTGCTTGAAATGGACAGAGAGAAGAAGTGGGAGTTTGTTTGTGACGTGTGGATAGAGATGCTAGGCTACTCAGCCAGTCAATGCAGAGGATACTATCATGCTCAACAGCTGATGAAAGGCGGGGAGCTTCTCACTCATGTCTGGCTTCTTATGGCACATCTAGGTATTACACAACAATTTCAAATAAACCGAGGCCATGCCAGAGCCAAGTTGGCTGTGTACTGA
- the LOC121260030 gene encoding HMG1/2-like protein — translation MKGAKPRSEPKKADAKLSVNKKRGASTKAVGASTKKGKAAKDPNKPKRPASAFFVFMEEFRKQFNKDHPDNKSVSAVGKAAGAKWKSLSEAEKAPYVAKADKRKVDYEKNMKAYNKKQAEGTNAAEEEVESEKSMSEVNDDEEGDEEGSDEEEDDE, via the exons ATGAAGGGAGCAAAACCGAGGTCTGAGCCGAAGAAAGCTGATGCCAA GCTCTCCGTGAATAAGAAACGCGGTGCTTCCACGAAAGCAGTAGGGGCATCGACTAAGAAGGGAAAGGCAGCGAAGGACCCTAACAAGCCTAAGAGGCCTGCCAGTGCCTTCTTCGTTTTCAT GGAAGAATTCAGGAAGCAGTTTAATAAAGATCACCCTGACAACAAGTCAGTGTCTGCT GTTGGTAAAGCTGCTGGAGCGAAATGGAAGTCTCTGTCTGAGGCC GAGAAAGCACCATATGTAGCAAAGGCCGACAAAAGGAAGGTCGACTATGAGAAGAACATGAAAGCCTATAATAAGAAACAG GCTGAAGGTACCAATGCAGCAGAGGAGGAGGTAGAGTCCGAGAAGTCAATGTCTGAGGTGAATGATGATGAGGAAGGAGACGAAGAGGGCAGTGATGag GAAGAGGATGACGAGTAG